A DNA window from Mycolicibacter terrae contains the following coding sequences:
- a CDS encoding molybdopterin-dependent oxidoreductase, whose product MELEQGYRTEIHKNHDDTVDVETYGGGFDLSRRAVAPHLRVGKDKWFNLLWLIPIGFVGLVAMIAIGKGVRNIPGVEDFIAQYPGSTPSSKIDDGLPAWAGWTHFFNLFMMIFIIRAGIQILCDHPRLYFSRNSTPGKDEWLRVGPPVPDDPYWTANADTVALPAQFGLPGFRHSIGLARWWHMGMGVLWLLNGAIFYVLLFTTGQWRRIVPTSWDIIPHAASVMIQYASMNWPDDHTWTNYNALQLLSYFVTVFIAAPAALITALGMSPALSQRLGLISKHMRLNLQIARSLHFLVLCYFLMFILVHVTMVFATDAFDNLNHMFAARGCAEGAGPECHSATGFYVFCVALVVCAIGWIAATPLTLRYPRVVQKVGYALIGPFQRALEKLDPKPGTFTEDDISPFHWRNGRLPETVEYKELEAGDFKDWRLKVYGLVENPMEFSLEDLKALPYHDQITQHMCVQAWSGVAKWGGVQMSTIMNIVKPLPEAKWAVFYSMGLGATGGIYYNAHPVDQMWHHMSMLAYNMNDQPLPYMHGRPLRLRNELQHGYKLVKWIKGIEFVASYEEIGSGHGGYSEDHKFFGRHQTI is encoded by the coding sequence CTGGAGCTGGAACAGGGCTACCGCACCGAGATTCATAAGAATCACGACGACACCGTCGACGTCGAGACTTATGGCGGCGGCTTCGACCTGTCCCGCCGCGCGGTGGCCCCGCATCTGCGCGTTGGCAAGGACAAGTGGTTCAACCTGTTGTGGCTGATCCCGATCGGCTTCGTCGGGCTGGTGGCGATGATCGCGATCGGCAAGGGTGTCCGCAATATCCCCGGCGTCGAGGACTTCATCGCCCAATACCCGGGCAGCACCCCGTCGTCCAAGATCGACGACGGTCTTCCCGCCTGGGCCGGCTGGACGCACTTCTTCAACCTGTTCATGATGATCTTCATCATTCGGGCCGGTATCCAGATCCTCTGTGACCACCCGCGGCTGTACTTCAGCCGCAACTCCACCCCCGGCAAGGACGAATGGCTGCGGGTGGGGCCGCCGGTTCCGGACGACCCGTACTGGACCGCCAACGCCGACACCGTTGCGCTGCCGGCACAGTTCGGCCTGCCGGGCTTTCGGCACTCGATCGGCCTGGCCCGTTGGTGGCACATGGGCATGGGTGTGCTCTGGCTGCTCAACGGCGCGATCTTCTACGTCTTGTTGTTCACCACCGGGCAATGGCGGCGCATCGTGCCGACCAGCTGGGACATCATCCCGCACGCCGCCTCGGTGATGATCCAGTACGCCTCGATGAACTGGCCGGATGACCACACCTGGACCAACTACAACGCGCTGCAGTTGCTCTCCTACTTCGTCACGGTGTTCATCGCCGCCCCGGCCGCGTTGATCACCGCGCTGGGCATGTCGCCGGCGCTGTCGCAGCGGCTCGGGTTGATCAGCAAGCACATGCGGCTGAACCTGCAGATCGCCCGGTCCCTGCACTTCCTGGTGCTCTGCTACTTCCTGATGTTCATCCTGGTCCACGTGACGATGGTGTTCGCCACCGACGCCTTCGACAATCTCAATCACATGTTCGCCGCCCGCGGTTGCGCGGAAGGCGCTGGGCCTGAATGCCACAGCGCCACCGGGTTCTATGTCTTCTGTGTGGCTTTGGTGGTGTGCGCCATCGGCTGGATCGCCGCCACCCCGCTCACGCTGCGGTACCCGCGGGTCGTCCAGAAGGTCGGCTACGCCCTGATCGGCCCCTTCCAGCGGGCGCTGGAGAAGCTCGACCCGAAGCCGGGCACCTTCACCGAGGATGACATCTCGCCGTTCCACTGGCGCAACGGCCGGCTGCCGGAGACCGTCGAGTACAAGGAGCTGGAGGCAGGCGACTTCAAGGACTGGCGGCTGAAGGTCTACGGGCTGGTCGAGAACCCGATGGAGTTCTCCCTGGAGGACCTCAAAGCGTTGCCGTACCACGACCAGATCACCCAGCACATGTGTGTGCAGGCCTGGTCGGGTGTGGCCAAGTGGGGCGGCGTGCAGATGTCGACGATCATGAATATCGTCAAACCGCTTCCAGAGGCCAAGTGGGCCGTCTTCTATTCGATGGGCCTGGGCGCCACCGGCGGCATCTATTACAACGCGCACCCGGTCGACCAGATGTGGCATCACATGTCGATGCTCGCCTACAACATGAACGACCAGCCACTGCCCTACATGCACGGCCGGCCGCTGCGGTTGCGTAACGAACTGCAGCACGGCTACAAGCTGGTCAAGTGGATCAAGGGCATCGAGTTCGTCGCCAGCTACGAGGAGATCGGCAGCGGTCACGGCGGCTACAGCGAGGACCACAAGTTCTTCGGTCGCCACCAGACGATCTGA
- a CDS encoding molybdopterin-dependent oxidoreductase — MAHPDENHRAGRTAVVSPDELTPAHEVVNHETWAGGLGEKMAIAPRLRVGRDKWFNLLWLIPMGFAALVVAVAVAKYLVGLPAVSDFVHRYPGTVKTAGSTPGIPAWAGWQHFFNLFLMTFIIRSGIQILADHPRLYFSRNATPDTDEWFRIAGPVPQDPMWTAKQDSVGLPDQLGLPGIRHAIGLARWWHLGTDVLWLANGAVFYVLLFATGHWRHLVPTSWAVFPNAVSVGIQYLSLNWPDDNGWVAYNGLQLLAYFTTVFVAAPAALITGLGMSPAVSMRLTHISKRLSIQLARSLHFLVMAYFLAFIGVHVTLVFATDAVRNFNHMFAARDGSGLAGFWVFAAAMAVTITAWVWATPFTYRHPRVVQRVGYALIGPLQRVFEYANPKPGAFTEEHISPHFWHNGTYPETVEYKELFAGDFTDWRLHVYGLVEHPRDFSLDELKALPYHEQITQHFCIQGWSGVAKWGGVAMKTILDIVKPLPEAKWVVFYSMAPGSEGGLYYDAHDIGQMDHHLTMLAYRMNDEPLSYGHGAPLRLRNELQHGFKMVKWLKGIEFVTHFREVGGGYGGYNEDHEFFGYRQTL, encoded by the coding sequence ATGGCACACCCTGACGAGAACCACCGCGCCGGCCGAACAGCGGTGGTGAGCCCTGACGAGCTCACACCCGCGCACGAGGTCGTCAACCACGAGACGTGGGCCGGCGGCCTGGGCGAGAAGATGGCCATCGCCCCGCGGCTGCGCGTCGGCCGCGACAAGTGGTTCAACTTACTGTGGTTGATCCCCATGGGTTTCGCGGCGCTGGTGGTCGCCGTCGCGGTGGCGAAATACCTGGTGGGCCTGCCGGCGGTCAGTGACTTCGTCCACCGCTATCCCGGCACTGTCAAGACCGCGGGCAGCACGCCGGGGATCCCCGCGTGGGCGGGCTGGCAGCACTTCTTCAATCTGTTCCTGATGACGTTCATCATCCGGTCCGGCATCCAGATCCTCGCCGACCATCCGCGGCTGTATTTCAGCCGCAACGCCACCCCGGACACCGACGAGTGGTTCCGCATCGCCGGGCCGGTCCCCCAGGATCCGATGTGGACGGCCAAGCAGGACTCGGTGGGGCTTCCCGACCAGCTCGGTCTACCGGGTATCCGCCACGCCATCGGACTGGCCCGCTGGTGGCATCTGGGCACAGATGTGTTGTGGCTGGCCAACGGTGCGGTGTTCTACGTCCTGCTGTTCGCCACCGGACACTGGCGCCATCTGGTGCCCACCAGTTGGGCGGTCTTCCCGAACGCCGTGTCGGTGGGCATCCAGTACCTGTCGCTGAATTGGCCCGACGACAACGGCTGGGTGGCCTACAACGGCCTGCAGCTGCTGGCGTACTTCACCACGGTCTTCGTCGCCGCCCCGGCCGCGTTGATCACCGGGCTCGGGATGAGTCCGGCGGTGTCCATGCGCCTGACCCACATCAGCAAGCGACTGAGCATCCAGCTGGCCCGTTCGCTGCACTTCCTGGTGATGGCCTACTTCCTGGCGTTCATCGGCGTGCACGTCACGCTGGTGTTCGCCACCGACGCGGTGCGCAACTTCAACCACATGTTCGCCGCTCGTGACGGCTCCGGGCTGGCCGGCTTCTGGGTTTTCGCCGCCGCGATGGCAGTGACGATCACCGCCTGGGTGTGGGCCACCCCGTTCACCTACCGCCATCCGCGGGTGGTGCAGCGGGTCGGCTACGCGCTGATCGGCCCGCTGCAGCGGGTGTTCGAGTACGCCAACCCCAAGCCGGGGGCATTCACCGAGGAACACATCTCACCGCACTTCTGGCACAACGGCACCTACCCCGAAACGGTGGAGTACAAGGAGCTGTTCGCCGGAGATTTCACCGACTGGCGGCTGCACGTCTACGGGTTGGTCGAGCACCCGAGGGATTTCTCACTCGACGAACTGAAAGCCCTTCCCTACCACGAACAGATCACCCAGCACTTCTGCATCCAGGGATGGTCCGGGGTGGCCAAGTGGGGCGGCGTCGCGATGAAGACCATCCTTGACATCGTCAAACCACTGCCCGAGGCCAAGTGGGTGGTGTTCTATTCGATGGCCCCCGGCTCCGAGGGCGGGCTCTACTACGACGCTCACGACATCGGCCAGATGGACCACCATCTGACGATGCTGGCCTACCGGATGAACGACGAACCGCTCAGCTACGGACACGGAGCGCCGCTGCGGCTGCGCAACGAACTGCAGCACGGATTTAAAATGGTCAAGTGGCTCAAGGGAATCGAGTTCGTCACGCACTTCCGCGAGGTCGGTGGCGGCTACGGCGGCTACAACGAGGATCACGAATTCTTCGGCTATCGCCAGACGCTGTAA
- a CDS encoding C40 family peptidase, whose translation MFGLDALMALIQQVSGTPYITGGDSPAGTDCSGLASWVSNVATGRPAFGDRFHTANEESALLARGFQYGTAPGALVVGWNSRHTAVTLPDGTPVASGERGGVRIGGGGAYQPQFTHHMYLPMPADDQAPPMEAPVQFAAMVEPAAPEPAAEPMGFEMAPPPFDAPPPEAPPAPPFEAPMDFPPGEAPPMDGPLPDEPGPAPTDRDAPPPA comes from the coding sequence ATGTTTGGTTTAGACGCGCTGATGGCGCTCATCCAGCAGGTTTCCGGCACGCCGTACATCACCGGTGGGGACAGCCCCGCCGGAACGGACTGCTCGGGCCTGGCCTCCTGGGTGTCCAATGTCGCCACCGGTCGCCCGGCCTTCGGCGACCGGTTCCACACCGCCAACGAGGAGTCGGCTCTGCTGGCCCGCGGCTTCCAGTACGGCACCGCTCCCGGCGCCCTGGTGGTGGGCTGGAACAGCCGCCACACCGCCGTCACACTGCCTGACGGCACTCCGGTGGCCAGTGGCGAGCGCGGCGGGGTGCGGATCGGCGGCGGCGGCGCCTACCAGCCCCAGTTCACCCACCACATGTACCTGCCGATGCCCGCCGACGACCAGGCCCCGCCGATGGAGGCCCCGGTGCAGTTCGCCGCCATGGTGGAGCCTGCCGCTCCCGAACCGGCCGCCGAGCCGATGGGCTTCGAGATGGCGCCGCCGCCGTTCGACGCCCCGCCCCCCGAGGCCCCGCCCGCCCCGCCGTTCGAGGCCCCGATGGACTTCCCGCCCGGTGAGGCGCCCCCGATGGACGGCCCGCTGCCCGACGAGCCGGGCCCGGCACCCACCGACCGCGACGCGCCCCCGCCGGCTTAA
- a CDS encoding class I SAM-dependent methyltransferase — translation MSDDDRALWDDKFAERGLPEPEAIGPAAVFASYRDEFPTAGHALDVACGQGTAAVWLARRGLQVRGFDVSPVAIEQASALAARSGVAGRCRFDVADLDDGLPDGPPADVIYCARFRDRRLDAPMIERLAPGGLLAVTALSQVGGSAGRFRAAPGELRAAFAGLEAIAHGEGQGLAWLLARRRIVAARPGG, via the coding sequence ATGAGCGACGACGACCGCGCCCTCTGGGATGACAAATTCGCCGAGCGAGGCCTACCGGAGCCCGAGGCGATCGGCCCGGCGGCGGTCTTCGCGTCCTACCGGGACGAGTTTCCGACCGCAGGTCATGCGCTCGACGTCGCCTGCGGGCAGGGGACCGCCGCGGTCTGGCTGGCCCGGCGGGGACTCCAGGTCAGGGGATTCGACGTATCCCCGGTGGCGATCGAGCAGGCCAGCGCGCTCGCGGCCCGCAGCGGCGTCGCCGGCCGCTGCCGATTCGATGTCGCCGATCTCGATGACGGCTTGCCCGACGGGCCGCCCGCCGATGTCATCTACTGCGCCCGGTTCCGTGACCGACGGCTGGATGCGCCGATGATCGAGCGCCTGGCGCCGGGCGGACTGCTGGCCGTTACCGCGCTCAGCCAGGTCGGTGGTTCCGCCGGGCGGTTCCGGGCCGCGCCCGGTGAGCTCCGGGCGGCCTTCGCCGGTCTTGAGGCGATCGCGCACGGCGAGGGGCAGGGGCTGGCGTGGCTGCTGGCGCGACGCCGCATCGTGGCGGCGCGGCCGGGGGGTTAA
- a CDS encoding diacylglycerol-binding protein, giving the protein MVKLRPWIVLVLFVVGAAAGLVGDHSHVVTGTTEYLPPSHAVPFVWSSPIWFAVMVGAGTAILAELRLHLPAVRSAVTVRQGAAGVAAVLGSYVVTAMLHTAPQVPITTLICAFAVLTFCALGDRPAIVCGILAAVCGPAIEIAIAAAGHFRYADDSDALFGVAPWLIPLYFAFGIVAALIGEIAAGTRRST; this is encoded by the coding sequence ATGGTGAAGCTACGCCCCTGGATCGTGCTGGTGCTCTTCGTCGTGGGCGCCGCGGCAGGCCTGGTCGGCGATCACTCTCACGTGGTCACCGGAACCACCGAGTACCTGCCGCCGTCGCACGCGGTGCCGTTCGTGTGGAGCAGCCCGATCTGGTTTGCGGTCATGGTCGGTGCCGGCACCGCGATCCTGGCGGAGCTGCGACTGCATCTTCCCGCGGTCCGGAGCGCGGTGACGGTACGCCAGGGGGCGGCCGGTGTCGCCGCCGTGCTGGGCAGCTATGTCGTCACCGCGATGCTGCATACCGCGCCGCAGGTTCCGATCACGACGTTGATCTGCGCCTTCGCGGTCCTCACCTTCTGCGCCCTGGGGGATCGTCCCGCGATCGTGTGCGGGATTCTGGCCGCGGTCTGCGGGCCGGCCATCGAGATCGCGATCGCCGCGGCGGGCCATTTCCGCTACGCCGACGACTCCGACGCCTTGTTCGGGGTGGCTCCGTGGCTGATTCCGCTGTACTTCGCGTTCGGGATCGTTGCGGCACTGATCGGCGAAATCGCCGCCGGTACAAGGCGTTCAACCTAG
- a CDS encoding recombinase RecB translates to MAPVTLGGYHAKQCARVTHNLFAPGIAEPAEPSPGLVALRDAGVAFESAILDELRDHYGASEQLVVLDAGAGRSEQRRRTLAAMDTGVDVIVGALLPQVNGRSGLPDVLIRHGSGYLPVDIKNHRTLSTSKRSAVAVSTLSAPDEMLTRPGYNDHGARWRDDVMQLAHYTRMLEELGYHPGVHRGGIIGSSDLTELVGEEHGITWYDLQAETITTYSASEPEHRKKRSALQRYDHEFAFRLEVAHAAASGRELVRPYRISDCDTCDWFEYCATVAGDDDASFAIETGHLNVREWQYLYRHCGDGESLSVTQLAQVDPDAHLEAFRIQSVGTQKPADRLAKVVRRARMSCAELDYEQRGTERPVVPCADIEVDFDIEWDSEARIYQWGLRIRDGQDDTTAHYDPVVSFEPLDDDGEAGLADEFASRIRQLRGRAEREDKSLRVFHWHHPETSSTRRFPAVAAALDGLTYDLRQWFDAEYFARTSSSIKCVAGYFGYQWEVDDAGGLVSQLAIDVARGEGPEADAARQWCLRYNECDVAAQAAIRDGLRCDGP, encoded by the coding sequence ATGGCACCGGTCACGCTCGGCGGATATCACGCCAAGCAGTGCGCCCGCGTCACCCATAACCTGTTCGCCCCCGGTATCGCGGAGCCGGCCGAGCCCTCGCCGGGGCTGGTGGCCTTGCGCGATGCCGGCGTTGCCTTCGAGAGCGCGATCCTCGACGAGTTGCGGGACCACTACGGCGCTTCGGAGCAACTGGTGGTGCTCGACGCCGGCGCCGGCCGATCCGAGCAGCGCCGGCGCACCCTCGCGGCGATGGACACCGGCGTCGATGTCATCGTCGGCGCACTCCTGCCGCAGGTGAACGGCCGCAGCGGCCTGCCCGATGTGCTGATCCGGCACGGATCGGGCTACCTGCCCGTCGACATCAAGAATCACCGCACCCTGAGCACGTCGAAACGCTCCGCGGTGGCGGTGTCGACACTGTCGGCGCCGGATGAAATGCTGACCCGCCCCGGCTACAACGATCACGGGGCGCGTTGGCGTGACGATGTCATGCAGCTGGCGCACTACACCCGGATGCTGGAGGAGCTGGGATATCACCCCGGCGTGCACCGCGGCGGCATCATCGGCAGCTCCGACCTCACCGAGCTCGTCGGCGAGGAACACGGCATCACCTGGTACGACCTGCAGGCCGAGACCATCACCACCTATTCCGCCAGCGAACCGGAGCACCGCAAGAAGCGCTCCGCCCTGCAGCGCTACGACCATGAGTTCGCCTTTCGCCTCGAAGTCGCGCACGCCGCGGCGTCCGGACGAGAACTGGTGCGCCCCTATCGGATCAGCGACTGCGACACCTGTGATTGGTTTGAGTACTGCGCCACGGTCGCCGGCGACGACGACGCATCTTTTGCGATCGAGACCGGCCACCTCAACGTGCGGGAGTGGCAGTATCTGTACCGGCACTGCGGCGACGGCGAGAGCTTGAGCGTCACTCAGTTGGCCCAGGTCGACCCCGATGCCCACCTCGAGGCGTTCCGCATCCAATCGGTCGGCACCCAGAAGCCGGCGGATCGTCTGGCGAAGGTGGTCCGGCGCGCCCGAATGAGCTGTGCCGAACTCGATTACGAGCAACGCGGGACGGAGCGTCCGGTGGTTCCCTGCGCCGATATCGAGGTTGACTTCGACATCGAGTGGGACAGCGAGGCCAGGATCTACCAGTGGGGTCTGCGCATCCGTGACGGCCAGGACGACACCACCGCCCACTACGACCCGGTGGTCTCCTTCGAACCGCTCGACGACGACGGCGAAGCCGGGCTCGCCGACGAATTCGCTTCCCGGATCCGGCAATTGCGCGGCCGGGCCGAGCGGGAGGACAAATCACTGCGCGTCTTCCACTGGCACCATCCTGAGACGTCGAGTACCCGCAGGTTCCCCGCCGTCGCCGCGGCCCTCGACGGACTCACCTACGACCTGCGCCAGTGGTTCGACGCGGAGTATTTCGCCCGCACCTCGTCGTCGATCAAATGCGTCGCCGGGTACTTCGGCTACCAGTGGGAGGTCGACGATGCCGGCGGCCTGGTCTCCCAGCTGGCGATCGACGTGGCCCGCGGCGAGGGACCGGAGGCGGACGCCGCCCGGCAGTGGTGTCTGCGATACAACGAGTGCGACGTCGCGGCGCAGGCCGCGATCCGCGACGGGTTGCGCTGCGACGGCCCGTGA
- a CDS encoding DUF732 domain-containing protein has translation MSWSVRFTAPLAAACLFVGALPGAGPALADEAGFMKYLASHGYTARYAGDEPIPEPSVRALGHMICENLHVGRSVAAQQPHYPAWPQFSLIAEAAQHELCPGS, from the coding sequence ATGAGTTGGAGCGTCCGGTTCACCGCACCGCTGGCCGCCGCCTGCCTCTTCGTCGGGGCCCTTCCAGGCGCCGGCCCAGCCCTCGCCGACGAGGCCGGCTTCATGAAATACCTCGCCTCGCACGGCTACACCGCCCGGTACGCCGGGGACGAACCGATTCCCGAGCCCAGCGTGCGCGCGCTCGGGCACATGATCTGCGAGAACCTGCACGTCGGCCGGAGCGTGGCGGCTCAACAGCCGCACTATCCGGCGTGGCCGCAGTTCTCCCTCATCGCGGAGGCCGCACAGCACGAGCTCTGCCCCGGTTCTTAG
- a CDS encoding DNA topoisomerase IB translates to MRLRRSNVGAGGFRRVGRGRGFSYTDGHRPVDDPEVLARIKELVIPPAWRNVWICPHPNGHIQAVGTDAAGRRQYLYHPQWQAERSEEKYDRVLALARLLPQWRADVLTDLRCRGLRRDRVLAVAQQLIDRGYFRAGGEEYVQENGSFGLATLLRDHVRIRSGSVDFDYPAKSGVRRTVSVDDPLVVRAVRSLLRAPTDIPRLLVYRTPEGWCEVRADDLNERFRELTGEQFSVKDLRTWHGTVLAAESFAAAREPTSKTVRRREIAEVMRCVAEELGNTPAVARGSYVDPRVVEAYERGITIRSALNRLKTRGKTAARTLAVENATARMIRRIDRARR, encoded by the coding sequence ATGAGGCTGCGCAGAAGTAATGTCGGGGCCGGCGGGTTCCGCCGCGTCGGTCGGGGCCGCGGCTTTTCCTATACCGACGGGCACCGGCCGGTCGACGACCCGGAGGTGCTCGCCCGCATCAAGGAGTTGGTCATTCCGCCGGCGTGGCGCAACGTGTGGATCTGTCCGCACCCTAACGGGCACATTCAGGCCGTCGGAACCGATGCCGCCGGGCGTCGGCAGTATCTGTACCACCCGCAGTGGCAGGCCGAACGGTCCGAGGAGAAATACGACCGGGTGCTGGCCCTGGCCAGGCTGCTGCCGCAGTGGCGAGCCGATGTGCTGACCGACCTGCGTTGCCGCGGACTGAGACGCGACCGGGTGCTGGCGGTGGCCCAGCAGCTGATCGACCGGGGTTATTTTCGCGCCGGCGGCGAGGAATACGTCCAGGAGAACGGCAGTTTCGGGCTGGCGACCCTGCTGCGTGACCACGTCCGGATCCGCAGCGGCAGCGTGGACTTCGACTATCCGGCCAAAAGCGGTGTACGGCGGACGGTGTCGGTGGACGATCCGCTGGTGGTCCGGGCGGTGCGCTCGCTGCTGCGTGCGCCGACCGACATTCCCCGGCTGCTGGTGTACCGCACGCCCGAGGGCTGGTGCGAGGTACGCGCCGACGACCTCAACGAGCGGTTCCGGGAACTGACCGGCGAGCAGTTCAGCGTCAAGGACCTGCGCACCTGGCATGGCACCGTGCTGGCGGCCGAAAGCTTCGCCGCCGCCCGCGAGCCGACCTCGAAGACCGTCCGACGGCGGGAGATTGCGGAAGTGATGCGTTGTGTCGCCGAGGAATTGGGTAACACACCGGCAGTAGCCCGCGGTTCATACGTGGATCCGCGGGTGGTGGAGGCCTACGAACGGGGCATCACCATCCGATCGGCACTGAACCGGTTGAAAACCCGCGGGAAGACGGCCGCGCGCACACTGGCCGTAGAGAATGCCACCGCTCGGATGATCAGGCGCATCGACCGGGCACGACGCTGA
- a CDS encoding NAD-dependent malic enzyme — MFDPLTTKGTAFTHDERRRYGMLGLLPSAVKTIAEQAAHSYAEFSTRRDDLDKHIYLRALQDRNETLFYRLLSEHIEEMLPIVYTPTVGEACRRFSQIYRRPRGLFVSYPDRERLREVLGNRRERQVDVIVVTDGQRILGLGDQGIGGMGIPIGKLSLYTLIGGIAPARTLPIILDVGTDNVELLDDPQYLGWRHRRISDEEYYAFVDDFVAVVHAELPDVLLQWEDFATANALPLLERYRGRLLTFNDDIQGTAAVTLGALHGAVRAAGRPLTRQQVVMFGAGSAGIGVLEMIRQEMVAQGLSDSEAAERLWAIDVDGLLTDDRTDLSDSQRRFAQPASRVGGWEGRGLADVVRHVDVGILLGLSTATGAFTEDIVRHLAANTDHPIIFPLSNPTDRAEAHPAELDVWTDGRALIATGSPFAPVRRGDQTRAIAQCNNVYIFPAIGLAVTAARATRVTDAMMRAAASALGDTSPALSDPGRPLLPAFEDLPEITTRIATAVAIQAVRDGVAPEASDDQLASAVRRSRWTPEYATR, encoded by the coding sequence CTGTTCGATCCGCTGACCACCAAGGGCACCGCGTTCACCCATGACGAGCGGCGCCGGTACGGCATGCTGGGCCTGTTGCCGTCGGCGGTCAAGACCATCGCCGAACAGGCCGCCCACTCCTACGCCGAATTCTCCACCCGCCGTGATGATCTGGACAAACACATCTACCTGCGGGCGCTGCAGGACCGCAACGAGACGTTGTTCTACCGCCTGCTCAGCGAGCACATCGAGGAGATGCTGCCGATCGTCTACACACCCACTGTCGGCGAAGCCTGCCGCAGGTTCAGTCAGATCTACCGGCGACCGCGCGGGCTGTTCGTGTCCTACCCGGACCGGGAGCGGTTGCGCGAGGTCCTGGGTAACCGGCGTGAGCGCCAGGTGGACGTCATCGTCGTGACCGACGGGCAACGCATCCTGGGCCTGGGCGATCAGGGCATCGGCGGCATGGGCATCCCGATCGGCAAGCTGTCGCTGTACACCCTGATCGGCGGGATCGCGCCGGCCCGCACCCTGCCGATCATCCTCGATGTCGGCACCGACAACGTCGAACTGCTCGACGATCCGCAGTACCTCGGCTGGCGCCATCGGCGCATCAGCGACGAGGAGTACTACGCGTTCGTCGACGACTTCGTCGCCGTGGTGCACGCGGAACTGCCCGACGTGCTGCTGCAGTGGGAGGATTTCGCCACCGCGAACGCGCTGCCGCTGTTGGAGCGCTACCGCGGGCGGTTACTGACGTTCAACGACGACATCCAGGGCACCGCGGCAGTCACCCTGGGCGCGTTGCACGGCGCCGTCCGGGCCGCCGGGCGTCCGCTGACGCGGCAGCAGGTGGTGATGTTCGGCGCCGGCTCGGCCGGCATCGGTGTGCTGGAGATGATCCGCCAGGAGATGGTGGCCCAGGGGCTCAGCGATTCCGAAGCGGCCGAACGGCTTTGGGCGATCGATGTGGACGGGCTGTTGACCGACGACCGCACCGACCTGTCGGACAGCCAGCGCCGCTTCGCTCAACCCGCATCCCGTGTCGGCGGCTGGGAGGGTCGGGGGCTGGCCGACGTGGTGCGCCACGTCGACGTGGGCATCCTGCTGGGGCTGTCGACGGCGACGGGCGCCTTCACCGAGGACATCGTTCGTCACCTGGCGGCCAACACCGACCACCCGATCATCTTCCCGCTGTCCAACCCGACCGACCGGGCCGAAGCCCACCCTGCCGAACTCGACGTCTGGACCGATGGGCGGGCGCTGATCGCCACCGGGTCACCGTTCGCCCCGGTGCGACGTGGCGATCAGACCCGCGCCATCGCGCAGTGCAACAACGTCTACATCTTCCCGGCGATCGGGCTGGCCGTGACCGCCGCCCGCGCGACCCGCGTCACCGACGCCATGATGCGGGCGGCGGCCTCCGCCCTCGGCGATACCTCCCCCGCGCTGTCCGATCCCGGCCGGCCACTGTTGCCGGCATTCGAGGATCTGCCGGAGATCACCACCCGCATCGCGACCGCGGTGGCGATCCAAGCGGTGCGCGACGGAGTGGCGCCGGAGGCCTCCGATGATCAGCTGGCGTCCGCGGTCCGGCGCTCACGCTGGACCCCGGAGTATGCGACGCGGTAG
- a CDS encoding glycoside hydrolase, producing MIARRCGRGLAIVASLAVSAALIQAQSSHAPVPAPTEAAEAAAPPAPPPPAGGIRMANAAEAAALAANVPMPAEGQQFTFPLPAGVAPENGLQVKTIWAARAIGVLFQEIKTIYGYRQDPLRWHPDGLAIDVMIPDYHSEAGILLGDQIAGYALANARRWGVNHVIWRQKIYPGVGGGNWTSDYGNETANHYDHVHIATNGGGYPTGHETYFITSMSPAPPD from the coding sequence ATGATCGCCCGGCGCTGCGGTCGCGGTCTCGCCATCGTGGCGTCGCTGGCGGTCTCCGCCGCCCTCATCCAGGCGCAGAGCAGCCACGCTCCGGTGCCGGCACCCACCGAGGCGGCCGAAGCGGCAGCACCGCCCGCACCGCCGCCACCCGCCGGCGGGATCCGGATGGCCAACGCTGCCGAGGCCGCCGCGCTGGCCGCCAACGTGCCGATGCCGGCCGAAGGCCAGCAGTTCACCTTCCCGCTGCCGGCCGGGGTGGCACCCGAGAACGGACTGCAGGTCAAGACCATCTGGGCGGCCCGCGCCATCGGCGTGCTGTTCCAGGAGATCAAGACGATCTACGGCTACCGTCAGGATCCGCTGCGCTGGCATCCCGACGGGCTGGCCATCGACGTGATGATCCCGGATTACCACAGCGAGGCCGGAATCCTGCTCGGCGACCAGATCGCCGGATATGCCCTGGCCAACGCCAGGCGCTGGGGTGTCAACCACGTGATCTGGCGGCAGAAGATCTACCCCGGGGTCGGCGGCGGCAACTGGACGTCTGACTACGGCAACGAGACCGCCAACCACTACGACCACGTCCACATCGCCACCAACGGCGGCGGCTATCCGACCGGGCACGAGACGTACTTCATCACCTCGATGAGCCCGGCGCCGCCGGACTGA